The genomic stretch TGTTCAGGGAGTATTCAACGGCAACGACGACAGCTTCGACCGTAACCGCCACACTGTAAAGCTGAATATTACAGCGGGAGTTCGGCTAAAGGAGGTGATAAACGATGTTGTTGTTGAAAAGGTGAAGGGAGGAAGTCCTAAGCCCGACCCTATGTACCTGGAGGATGTTGCAAGCAGCACCCGCAACGATACGCTTACGCCCGGCAACATTGCAGTAATCAAAGGCTCGCGGCTTAAGTTCGACAGCACCGACGACAAGCAGGGCATCTTCTTCGTGGCTGCCGACGGCACGGAGACCAAGGTAGCCAACGTGTCGCGCAACAAGCCCTCCGAGCTGCACTTTCTACTACCAGCACTGGCTGCCGGAGAGTATAGCGTGGAGGTGAGAGTA from Williamwhitmania sp. encodes the following:
- a CDS encoding DNA-binding domain-containing protein; translated protein: MSLKYALFENHLTADPDDFSAVAQSSAAKTENDIFDLMVSRGSTVTKAEALSVMEEYTLALQQSLRDGNSINTPLFNLNLSVQGVFNGNDDSFDRNRHTVKLNITAGVRLKEVINDVVVEKVKGGSPKPDPMYLEDVASSTRNDTLTPGNIAVIKGSRLKFDSTDDKQGIFFVAADGTETKVANVSRNKPSELHFLLPALAAGEYSVEVRVMFKNTKVLKVGRLLSNLTVK